The genomic DNA TGTTTCTCGCCCCGCCGTCGTGGGAAGAACTCGTGCGTCGCCTCGTGGGCCGCGGCACGGAATCGGCCGAAGAACAGCAGCGCCGGCTGGAAACCGCTAAACTGGAACTTGCTGCCGAGTCGGAGTTCGACGTCACGATCGTCAACGACGACGTCCAGCGCGCCGCTGGTGAGCTGGTCGCCCTCATGGGACTGACCCCGCATTCGCGCTGACTCTGGCCCTACCGAACGATTTTCTACCACTAATGGAGGCTTCGTGACCACGAACCTTGAGGGTGTCATCAACCCGCCGATCGACGAACTTTTGAAGACGACCGACTCGAAGTACGCGCTGGTGATCAACGCGGCTAAGCGCGCTCGCCAGATCAATGCCTACTACGCACAGCTGCACGAGGGCCTCTTCGAATACGTTGGTCCGCTTGTTGATACCAAGCTGAACGAGAAACCGCTGTCGATCTCCTTGCGCGAGATCAACGAGGGGTTGCTTCAGGTGACCGACGCATCTGATCAGTCGGCTGCAGAGTAAGCACGGCACGTTCACTCATGACGCAGCAGCGAATCGTCCTTGGTGTTTGCGGTGGAATTGCCGCCTACAAGGTCGCTTCGCTGCTGCGCTTGTTTAAGGAAGCTGGTCATCACGTTGACGTGGTGCCCACGGCACACGCCTTGGAATTCGTTGGTCGAGCGACGTGGGAGGCGCTCAGCGGGCAACCGGTGACTGACTCCGTCTTCGAGGCTGTTGATACGGTCAACCACGTCAGGCTGGGACAACAGGCTGACCTCGTCGTGATCGCCCCCGCCACGGCGGATTTCCTCGGTCGCGCTGCGGCCGGCTTGGCAAACGATTTGTTGACCAATACGTTGTTGGCCACGCGCGCGCCAGTGCTCATGGCTCCCGCCATGCACACGGAAATGTGGGAGCACGCCGCTACCCAGGCCAACGTGGCCACGCTGCGCGGACGCGGGGTACGCATCGTCGAGCCAGCTGTCGGCCGACTCACGGGCGCCGACTCCGGCCCGGGGCGATTGCCGGACCCCGAGGATCTCTACGCAGCAGCTACAGCCTTGTTGCCGGGCGCGCCTGTGCGTGAGCAGTCGTTAGATGCTCCGGCCCCGCCCTCCCTGGCAGGGCGCACCGTCGTCGTGTCCGCGGGCGGGACGCGGGAGCCGCTGGATCCCGTTCGTTACCTGGGAAATCGCTCGTCAGGTAAGCAAGGTGTTGCCTTGGCCCGCGCGCTACTGGACGCTGGAGCACACGTGCGATTCGTCTCCGCCCATGTCGAGACGCCTCTTCCCGAGGGTGTTGAACTCACGACGGCGTCCACGGCGGCTGAACTGCGCGAAGCAGTCCGGGCCGCCGCGCGTGGGGCCGATGCGGTGGTCATGGCGGCCGCTGTCGCCGACTTCCGCCCGGCGTCGCTGGCCGAGACCAAGATCAAGAAGTCGCCGGACGGCGGGGCTCCCACGATCGAGCTCGTGAGGAACCCCGACATTCTGGCCGAACTCGTCGCCGACCGCGCGCGCGGCGAGCAGTTTCCGCCGGTCATCGTTGGCTTCGCGGCAGAGACCGGAGATGCACGGGCCAGCGTTGACGAATATGGCCGGGCCAAACTGGCCGCCAAGGGCTGCGAACTGCTGGTGGTCAACGAGGTCGGTGTCGACAAGGGGTTCGGGCGCGAGGACACGTCAGCCACTCTTTTGTGGCGCAATGATGACGAACCGGGTCGTCACGTTGCGGGAACCAAGGACGACCTCGCCCGGGCGCTCGTTGAGGTCCTTTCTGAGACACTCAACCGGTAGAGTAGCTCAGGTGATTGAAGCCAACTCCCTTCGCCTTTTCAGCTCCGAGTCGGTGACCGAAGGTCACCCCGATAAGATCTGCGATCAGATTAGTGACGCGATCCTCGATGCCATGCTCGAGCAGGATCCCAACAGCCGAGTTGCCGTCGAAACGATGACAACGACGGGCCTGGTGCACGTCGCCGGTGAGGTCACGACTGAGGGCTATGTCGAAATTCCCCGACTGGTGCGGGACACCATTTTGGATATTGGCTACGACTCCTCAGCCAACGGTTTCGACGGCGAGCGGTGTGGTGTTTCCATCTCCATCGGTCAGCAGTCCCCGGAAATCTCGGCCGGCGTTGAGACCTCACTTGAGGTACGTTCCGGCCGCTCGACGGATCCGCGCGATGCCCAGGGGGCCGGGGACCAAGGCATCATGTTTGGGTACGCGACAGATGAGACGGATGTGCTCATGCCAACACCGATCTATCTGGCGCACAGACTCTCCGAA from Zhihengliuella flava includes the following:
- the rpoZ gene encoding DNA-directed RNA polymerase subunit omega, whose product is MTTNLEGVINPPIDELLKTTDSKYALVINAAKRARQINAYYAQLHEGLFEYVGPLVDTKLNEKPLSISLREINEGLLQVTDASDQSAAE
- the coaBC gene encoding bifunctional phosphopantothenoylcysteine decarboxylase/phosphopantothenate--cysteine ligase CoaBC, with product MTQQRIVLGVCGGIAAYKVASLLRLFKEAGHHVDVVPTAHALEFVGRATWEALSGQPVTDSVFEAVDTVNHVRLGQQADLVVIAPATADFLGRAAAGLANDLLTNTLLATRAPVLMAPAMHTEMWEHAATQANVATLRGRGVRIVEPAVGRLTGADSGPGRLPDPEDLYAAATALLPGAPVREQSLDAPAPPSLAGRTVVVSAGGTREPLDPVRYLGNRSSGKQGVALARALLDAGAHVRFVSAHVETPLPEGVELTTASTAAELREAVRAAARGADAVVMAAAVADFRPASLAETKIKKSPDGGAPTIELVRNPDILAELVADRARGEQFPPVIVGFAAETGDARASVDEYGRAKLAAKGCELLVVNEVGVDKGFGREDTSATLLWRNDDEPGRHVAGTKDDLARALVEVLSETLNR